From one Arenicella chitinivorans genomic stretch:
- a CDS encoding YggT family protein, producing the protein MQNAAHFLIQAVLSLALYVVLLRFWMQWVRADFRNQLGQFIIAMTNPIVIPLRKILPSIGTIDTATVVLALLIAAIKLTVYVALHGASANLVTILMISIGLVLRYSIYLFIGAILVGIIASWVNPHTYHPVVMVARSISAPLLAPAQRLIPPLAGLDFSPVVVLLLLQASLYLIWEYLAPIPI; encoded by the coding sequence ATGCAAAACGCCGCTCATTTCTTAATCCAAGCCGTACTCTCACTGGCGCTGTATGTTGTGTTACTGCGCTTCTGGATGCAATGGGTGCGCGCAGATTTTCGTAACCAGCTTGGGCAGTTTATCATCGCGATGACCAACCCGATTGTCATACCGTTGCGCAAAATTTTGCCCAGCATTGGCACCATCGACACTGCCACAGTCGTACTGGCGCTGCTTATTGCGGCGATTAAGCTCACGGTTTACGTTGCCTTGCACGGCGCCAGTGCGAATCTAGTTACCATTCTAATGATCAGCATTGGACTGGTGCTCCGATACAGCATTTATTTGTTTATTGGCGCGATTTTAGTTGGCATCATCGCAAGCTGGGTCAACCCTCACACATACCATCCCGTGGTTATGGTGGCTCGCTCAATCAGCGCCCCACTGTTAGCACCCGCGCAACGCTTGATCCCGCCGTTAGCGGGGCTTGATTTTTCTCCGGTCGTGGTTCTGCTTCTGTTACAGGCGAGTCTGTATTTGATCTGGGAGTACCTTGCTCCGATACCTATCTAA
- the proC gene encoding pyrroline-5-carboxylate reductase, with amino-acid sequence MSTTIGFIGGGNMATSMIGGMITSGVDATQICVFDPSAARMQDLRTQFGLRCCEDNNALIRSCDVVVIAIKPQVMSSVLTPLAASFNAKRPLLISVVAGIRADSIDGWLAQRHAIVRVMPNTPALIGAGASGLYSTELVSAAQRQQAEQLLNTVGLTFWVDNESDIDAVTALSGSGPAYFMLFIESLVNAAVKAGLNPDTALSLAVQTAEGSAKLIKSSSDSLPALIDKVTSPGGTTEQAMQQFRTHGLDKLVATAFDAAHRRATELADELG; translated from the coding sequence GTGAGCACAACAATCGGATTTATTGGCGGTGGCAATATGGCTACCAGCATGATTGGCGGCATGATCACTAGCGGCGTTGATGCCACGCAAATTTGCGTATTCGACCCCAGTGCCGCACGCATGCAGGATCTGCGAACCCAGTTCGGTCTGCGCTGCTGTGAGGACAACAATGCACTGATCCGTAGTTGCGATGTGGTGGTGATCGCCATTAAGCCCCAGGTCATGTCGTCGGTACTTACGCCTTTAGCGGCGTCATTCAATGCCAAACGCCCACTGCTTATTTCAGTAGTCGCCGGCATTCGTGCCGATTCAATTGATGGCTGGTTAGCGCAACGCCACGCCATCGTTCGTGTGATGCCCAATACGCCAGCGTTAATCGGCGCTGGTGCTAGCGGGCTGTACTCCACTGAGTTGGTTAGTGCGGCTCAACGCCAGCAGGCCGAACAACTGCTGAATACGGTCGGCTTGACCTTCTGGGTCGACAATGAATCGGATATCGACGCGGTAACCGCACTGTCAGGCAGTGGTCCAGCGTACTTCATGCTATTTATCGAATCACTGGTCAACGCGGCCGTCAAGGCCGGTCTCAACCCAGATACAGCACTTAGCCTCGCGGTCCAGACCGCCGAAGGTTCAGCTAAACTAATCAAATCCAGCAGCGATTCATTACCAGCACTAATCGACAAGGTGACTTCCCCCGGCGGCACCACCGAACAGGCGATGCAGCAATTTCGTACACATGGTCTGGACAAACTGGTTGCAACTGCATTTGATGCAGCTCACCGCCGCGCTACCGAACTCGCCGACGAACTTGGTTGA
- a CDS encoding YggS family pyridoxal phosphate-dependent enzyme, translating to MSNRDYASTQLAKVLTRIQNACTKAGRDPSTVRLVGASKHQSARLIRDFAEAGLHDVGENYLQEAQEKQSKLSDTTLKWHYIGQIQSNKCKAIAEHFSWVHGVDRLKVARRLNQHMSAERAPLKVLVQINIDDEQSKAGVSAQAAPDLCAQISELERLTLTGLMMIPAPQSSPERQRATFAQARELLSQINQHHGLSLSELSMGMSNDLEQAILEGSTQVRIGTDLFGART from the coding sequence ATGAGTAACCGCGATTACGCATCAACACAACTGGCTAAGGTATTGACACGTATACAAAATGCCTGCACCAAGGCCGGACGCGACCCCAGCACGGTGCGCTTGGTAGGCGCCAGCAAACACCAGTCTGCCAGATTAATACGTGACTTTGCAGAGGCCGGCTTGCATGACGTCGGTGAGAACTATCTGCAGGAAGCCCAAGAAAAGCAATCAAAGCTCAGCGATACAACACTGAAGTGGCACTACATCGGGCAAATTCAGTCAAATAAATGCAAAGCCATTGCCGAACATTTCAGCTGGGTTCATGGCGTTGATCGCCTTAAGGTCGCACGTCGGCTAAACCAGCATATGTCGGCAGAACGTGCACCACTGAAGGTATTGGTACAGATTAATATTGATGACGAACAAAGTAAGGCGGGCGTTAGCGCGCAAGCAGCGCCCGATCTCTGCGCCCAGATCAGTGAATTAGAGCGGTTAACGTTAACCGGCTTGATGATGATTCCTGCGCCCCAATCCAGTCCCGAACGGCAACGTGCCACCTTTGCCCAAGCACGCGAGCTGCTAAGCCAGATTAATCAACACCATGGCCTGAGCCTGTCAGAGCTCTCGATGGGCATGTCTAACGACCTGGAGCAGGCAATTCTCGAAGGCAGCACCCAAGTTCGAATCGGCACAGATTTGTTTGGGGCGCGCACCTAA
- a CDS encoding type IV pilus twitching motility protein PilT produces MDIAELLAFAHKNKASDLHLSSGMPPMIRVDGEMKRIDLPVLESETVIAMIFDIMNDQQRKTYEENLEVDFSFEIPNVSRFRVNAFNQDRGPAAVFRTIPSVVLSLEDLNAPQIFGELVMKPRGLILVTGPTGSGKSTTLAAMVDYINEKQRSHILTVEDPIEFVHKSKKCLINQRELHKDTHSFENALKSALREDPDVILVGELRDLETIRLAMTAAETGHLVLATLHTSSAPKTIDRVVDVFPAEEKSMVRSMLSESIQSVISQTLIKRVGGGRVAAHEIMVGTSAIRNLIREDKIAQMYSMIQTGQNEGMQTLDQCLEKLVRDRLITPADARSRAVDKSKFL; encoded by the coding sequence ATGGACATTGCTGAACTGCTCGCATTTGCTCACAAAAATAAAGCTTCTGACTTACATCTTTCATCGGGCATGCCGCCGATGATTCGAGTTGATGGTGAGATGAAGCGTATCGATTTGCCGGTTTTGGAGTCGGAGACCGTGATCGCCATGATTTTTGACATCATGAATGACCAGCAACGTAAAACCTACGAAGAAAACCTCGAGGTGGATTTCTCGTTTGAAATTCCAAATGTGTCGCGTTTCCGTGTTAACGCATTTAACCAGGATCGTGGCCCAGCGGCCGTGTTCCGGACCATTCCTTCGGTGGTATTGAGTCTGGAAGATTTGAATGCGCCGCAGATCTTTGGTGAACTGGTGATGAAGCCGCGCGGCTTGATTTTGGTGACCGGGCCAACGGGCTCGGGTAAATCCACCACGCTGGCGGCGATGGTGGATTATATCAACGAAAAGCAGCGTTCTCATATTTTGACCGTGGAAGACCCGATCGAGTTTGTCCACAAGAGTAAGAAGTGTCTGATCAACCAACGAGAGTTACACAAAGACACACACAGTTTTGAAAATGCCCTTAAGTCCGCGCTTCGTGAAGACCCTGATGTCATACTGGTGGGCGAGTTGCGAGACCTCGAAACCATTCGTTTGGCGATGACTGCGGCGGAGACCGGTCACTTGGTGTTAGCAACGCTGCACACTAGCTCGGCGCCAAAAACCATTGACCGGGTTGTGGATGTTTTTCCAGCAGAGGAGAAATCCATGGTGCGATCAATGCTGTCTGAATCCATACAGTCGGTGATCTCACAAACACTGATTAAGCGTGTTGGGGGCGGTCGTGTGGCAGCGCACGAAATTATGGTTGGCACCTCGGCGATTCGTAACTTGATCCGGGAAGATAAAATTGCCCAAATGTATTCGATGATCCAAACCGGTCAGAATGAGGGAATGCAAACGCTGGATCAGTGTTTGGAAAAACTGGTTCGAGACCGTCTGATTACCCCAGCCGATGCGCGATCTCGCGCGGTTGATAAGAGTAAGTTCCTGTAG
- a CDS encoding PilT/PilU family type 4a pilus ATPase, producing the protein MYKMADLLRAMMVKNASDLFITANATPSFKVDGKIYPIAGTPLTGKDSQELCYSIMNEEQRRIFEGEKECNFAIHPKQIGRFRVNVFIQQDCVGMVLRAIKTNIPSTDELQIPDVLKKMIMKKRGLLIFVGGTGTGKSTSMAALVDYRNRNAQDHIITIEDPIEYLHTHKKSIVTQREVGVDTDSFDNALINAMRQAPDVIQIGEIRTRETMDAAIVFSETGHLCIATLHANNSYQALDRIFNFFPADRRDQLAMDLSLNLYGLVSQRLLPVKGREGRVPAVEVLINSPMIADLIKDHKINEIRTAIQKSTEWGMQTFDQSLFDLHERDLITYDDAIKNAESENDLRLAIKLRGKAAGKTEFGETLADVAIQEEDDY; encoded by the coding sequence ATGTATAAGATGGCTGACTTGTTGCGCGCCATGATGGTGAAAAACGCATCGGACTTGTTCATCACTGCAAACGCTACCCCGAGCTTTAAAGTGGATGGCAAAATCTATCCGATTGCGGGCACACCCTTAACTGGGAAAGATTCGCAAGAGCTCTGTTACAGCATCATGAATGAAGAGCAACGCCGCATTTTTGAGGGTGAGAAAGAATGTAACTTCGCGATTCATCCCAAACAAATCGGTCGCTTCCGTGTCAACGTGTTCATTCAACAGGACTGTGTTGGCATGGTGTTGCGGGCGATTAAAACCAACATTCCAAGCACTGACGAACTGCAAATCCCCGATGTGTTAAAGAAAATGATCATGAAAAAACGTGGTCTATTGATCTTCGTTGGGGGTACCGGTACTGGTAAAAGTACCTCGATGGCAGCGCTGGTGGATTATCGCAACCGCAATGCGCAGGATCACATCATCACGATCGAAGACCCGATTGAGTATTTGCATACGCATAAGAAATCGATTGTGACGCAGCGAGAAGTCGGCGTGGATACCGATTCGTTTGATAATGCCTTGATTAACGCAATGCGACAGGCCCCGGACGTTATTCAGATCGGTGAGATTCGAACTCGGGAGACGATGGACGCGGCAATCGTGTTCTCTGAAACGGGACACTTGTGTATCGCAACGCTTCATGCAAACAACTCGTACCAGGCGTTGGATCGAATTTTTAACTTCTTTCCAGCCGACCGGCGTGACCAGCTGGCGATGGATTTGTCACTGAACTTATACGGTCTGGTGTCGCAGCGATTGTTGCCGGTGAAAGGCCGCGAGGGTCGAGTGCCGGCGGTAGAGGTCTTGATCAACAGTCCGATGATTGCTGATCTAATTAAGGATCATAAAATTAACGAGATTCGTACCGCAATTCAAAAGTCAACCGAGTGGGGCATGCAAACCTTTGACCAATCGCTGTTTGACCTGCATGAGCGCGATTTGATCACCTATGACGACGCGATTAAAAATGCCGAATCTGAGAACGATCTACGCTTGGCAATCAAATTGAGAGGCAAGGCCGCGGGTAAAACCGAGTTTGGTGAAACGTTGGCAGACGTGGCGATTCAGGAAGAAGACGACTATTGA
- the pyrB gene encoding aspartate carbamoyltransferase, with the protein MLPFKSLISSSQLTPNIIKSIFSATDSMAERIESEGRIDLLDDKVVALLFFEPSSRTMMSFQSAAQRLKAGMVFAQNASSTSFEKGESLEDLIRMVESYADIIVMRHALPGSAKIAADTSAVPFINAGDGGNEHPTQSLIDAYTIYKEKGRLDNLNIVFGFDSLQSRSIHSLSRLLSQYANNRFTFTGPTELFPSPNMLNELHANGVDCEVRSEVRLHDGYDVAYINRLQEERFEDKALFDKHRRRYRLNRDDVEGSECLILDPLPRIDEISTDVDSLPNAVYFKQASYGVPVRMALLGMLLDKL; encoded by the coding sequence ATGCTCCCGTTCAAATCACTTATCTCGTCTAGTCAACTCACACCCAACATCATCAAGAGTATATTCAGCGCCACCGACAGCATGGCCGAGCGAATTGAAAGTGAAGGACGAATTGATTTACTCGACGACAAAGTGGTGGCCCTACTGTTCTTTGAACCCAGCTCTCGCACTATGATGAGTTTTCAAAGTGCCGCCCAACGACTCAAAGCCGGCATGGTGTTTGCGCAGAATGCGAGCTCGACCTCATTCGAAAAAGGCGAAAGCCTGGAAGATCTTATTCGCATGGTCGAAAGCTATGCCGACATCATCGTGATGCGCCACGCCTTGCCGGGCAGCGCAAAAATTGCTGCCGACACCAGCGCGGTCCCCTTTATCAATGCCGGTGACGGTGGCAACGAACACCCAACGCAGTCGTTGATCGACGCGTACACGATCTACAAAGAAAAAGGCCGCCTGGATAACCTGAATATAGTCTTTGGCTTTGACTCACTGCAGTCCCGCAGCATTCACTCCCTGTCGCGCCTACTCTCGCAATACGCAAACAACCGCTTCACATTCACTGGCCCAACAGAGCTCTTCCCCAGCCCCAACATGTTAAACGAGCTGCATGCCAATGGCGTGGATTGCGAGGTACGCAGTGAAGTTCGTTTACACGATGGGTACGATGTCGCCTATATCAATCGCTTGCAGGAAGAGCGTTTTGAAGACAAAGCACTGTTCGATAAGCACCGTCGTCGATATCGCCTAAATCGCGACGATGTTGAGGGCTCCGAGTGTTTGATTCTCGATCCGTTACCACGCATTGATGAGATCAGTACAGACGTCGACTCACTACCAAATGCGGTTTACTTTAAACAAGCGAGCTACGGAGTACCAGTGCGGATGGCCTTGTTGGGTATGCTGTTGGATAAACTATAA
- the ruvX gene encoding Holliday junction resolvase RuvX yields MGCVLALDVGLRRTGVAVGHTLTGTAKPCTTLTADRGRLNWDQFDQLIKEWQPERVVIGDPQTDDPHLNKLINRIKSHIQQNHKLPIHGMDERLSSSAANAELADHGLNAAKKQALRDQVAACLILESYFHSLSD; encoded by the coding sequence GTGGGCTGCGTGCTGGCGCTGGACGTTGGCTTGCGGCGCACCGGTGTCGCGGTTGGACACACACTCACTGGCACCGCCAAACCCTGCACCACATTGACCGCCGATCGCGGTCGCCTCAACTGGGATCAGTTCGATCAGTTGATTAAGGAATGGCAGCCCGAACGCGTCGTGATCGGAGATCCTCAAACGGATGACCCGCACCTGAATAAACTGATAAACCGTATCAAAAGCCATATTCAGCAGAACCACAAATTACCGATACACGGCATGGATGAGCGCCTAAGCTCTTCTGCAGCCAATGCTGAACTCGCCGACCATGGACTCAACGCAGCGAAGAAGCAGGCGTTACGTGATCAGGTCGCAGCCTGTTTGATTCTCGAAAGTTATTTTCACTCACTGTCCGATTAA
- a CDS encoding energy transducer TonB: protein MSYFDNHRQTDVLSVTAFFSALLHAAIILGISFKLPEIGARKSTDNTLDVVLLNSSNNKVADGAELIASTDNAGGGTDEQEAESPLPWKAVNPSKIQSVKKVADRQPTTSLTPDQFLTAKNSELVVQRRPAEKTKLENLQPIKGPDKFNTDARQLERERLVAKISQAQRDYEKRPKKEFLSPLTKAHGAAEYLDAWKQRVTTVGNANYPIQIKANGIHGSLILTVEINRNGTLRDININEPSKYKILNETAKRIMRDASPFQAFPDEEFFRNTDILVITRTIHFLPDNRFASTAVSAPGGD from the coding sequence ATGAGTTATTTTGATAACCATCGTCAAACTGACGTACTGAGCGTAACGGCGTTCTTTTCGGCATTACTGCATGCTGCCATTATATTGGGCATCAGTTTCAAATTGCCGGAGATTGGTGCACGCAAAAGCACCGACAATACGTTGGATGTCGTGCTACTCAATTCCTCAAACAATAAGGTAGCAGACGGTGCCGAACTGATCGCCAGTACCGATAACGCCGGTGGTGGCACGGATGAACAGGAGGCTGAATCGCCACTACCTTGGAAAGCGGTTAACCCATCGAAAATTCAATCGGTTAAAAAAGTGGCTGACCGCCAACCCACCACCAGCCTAACCCCAGACCAGTTCCTCACTGCAAAGAATAGCGAATTGGTAGTACAGCGTCGGCCAGCGGAGAAGACCAAGCTCGAAAACTTGCAACCAATAAAAGGTCCGGACAAATTCAACACCGATGCGCGCCAACTCGAACGCGAACGTTTAGTCGCCAAAATTAGCCAAGCGCAAAGAGATTACGAGAAACGACCTAAGAAAGAGTTTCTATCACCACTCACCAAAGCACATGGTGCCGCAGAGTACTTGGATGCCTGGAAACAACGTGTCACCACCGTGGGCAACGCTAACTATCCAATCCAAATTAAAGCCAACGGCATCCACGGCAGCCTGATTCTAACCGTCGAAATCAACCGTAATGGGACCCTGCGTGACATCAATATCAACGAGCCTTCTAAATACAAGATCCTGAACGAAACAGCCAAGCGGATCATGCGTGACGCGTCCCCATTTCAAGCCTTCCCGGATGAAGAGTTTTTCCGCAATACTGACATTCTGGTGATCACGAGAACCATTCATTTCTTACCCGACAACCGTTTTGCCAGCACCGCTGTCTCGGCACCTGGAGGCGATTAG
- the gshB gene encoding glutathione synthase, with amino-acid sequence MKIGVVMDPIGSINIKKDSTFEMIWQAQLLGWEVVYFEMHDLLIENGKAVGDARSVTAFQDANHWYELGETYRMALGDLDAILMRKDPPFDMEFVYATYILELAEAQGAMVVNSPQALRDCNEKTYCAWFPDVCPETLITRNARDFRRFLDTHKDVILKPLDGMGGASIFRVQQDSPNIGVIIETLTKHGTRFAMAQRYLPEITAGDKRILVVAGEAVPYSLARIPAQGETRGNLAAGGRGVAQPLSDSDFAIAKRVGPELVKRNILFAGLDVIGDRLTEINVTSPTCIKEINAEYDTNIALDLLKAIESKLH; translated from the coding sequence ATGAAAATTGGCGTTGTGATGGACCCCATCGGCTCCATCAATATAAAGAAAGACAGTACCTTCGAAATGATTTGGCAGGCCCAGCTTCTTGGCTGGGAAGTTGTGTATTTTGAAATGCATGACCTACTGATCGAAAACGGCAAAGCCGTTGGCGACGCACGCAGCGTCACCGCGTTTCAAGATGCGAACCATTGGTATGAGCTGGGTGAAACATATCGCATGGCACTCGGCGACTTAGATGCGATCCTGATGCGGAAAGACCCGCCATTTGATATGGAGTTCGTGTACGCCACCTACATACTCGAGCTGGCAGAAGCTCAAGGCGCGATGGTGGTCAACTCACCACAAGCACTACGCGACTGTAACGAAAAGACCTACTGTGCTTGGTTTCCCGATGTATGCCCAGAAACACTAATAACACGCAATGCGCGAGATTTTCGACGCTTTTTGGACACCCATAAGGATGTCATCTTAAAACCGCTTGACGGCATGGGTGGTGCGTCAATTTTCCGCGTACAGCAGGACTCACCGAATATTGGCGTCATCATCGAAACATTAACCAAACACGGCACACGATTTGCCATGGCCCAACGCTATCTTCCTGAGATCACAGCCGGCGATAAACGCATACTGGTGGTGGCAGGCGAAGCGGTGCCGTATTCCCTCGCCCGCATTCCCGCCCAAGGCGAAACACGCGGCAACCTCGCAGCTGGTGGTCGCGGCGTTGCTCAACCCCTGAGCGACAGTGACTTTGCCATTGCTAAACGAGTTGGACCGGAGTTAGTCAAACGCAATATCCTGTTTGCCGGACTGGACGTAATCGGTGATCGTCTGACCGAAATCAATGTTACCAGCCCAACCTGTATCAAAGAAATTAATGCCGAGTACGACACCAATATTGCTCTCGATTTACTGAAGGCAATCGAATCCAAGCTGCACTAA
- a CDS encoding SLC13 family permease, whose translation MSQAANRINPHLIIGPLIASISYTVLYASALPPVACATAAITLLTAWWWATEALPIPATSLVPFSLFPIFGVIDHKTAASGLGSHIILLMMGGFMMAKALERSGAHRRFAVSILRLVGPHSIKRLVAAFMLSGALLSMWISNTATCLMLMPIALACLKQVDNPKLAAPLVIAIAYACSIGGIATLVGTPPNVIFAGVYSEVTGQGYGFLNWMKIGVPIVALLIPIAWLWLTRNLHGECNVDLPAKAEWSPDERRVVAVFTLVIVLWVFRSQPFGGWTGPFNLSGIGDATVAVLGALLMFGVRSSRGGGLLDWPTARSIPWGILLMFGAGITIAKAFFASGLAEIIGAGMSSVISDLPVFIVILMICAGITFFTEINSNLATTTLVLPILAATATATDMPPALLMIPATISASCAFMLPVATAPNAIAYSTDLVSVKTMMREGLTLNMLFGLIISTLCYLLV comes from the coding sequence ATGTCTCAGGCTGCCAATCGCATTAATCCTCACCTTATTATCGGTCCACTTATTGCGTCGATAAGCTATACAGTGCTGTATGCCAGCGCGTTACCACCGGTTGCCTGCGCTACTGCCGCCATCACCCTACTCACCGCGTGGTGGTGGGCTACCGAAGCGTTACCGATTCCCGCGACCTCCCTAGTGCCCTTCTCCCTGTTCCCTATTTTCGGTGTAATCGACCATAAAACCGCAGCATCTGGGCTTGGATCCCACATTATCCTACTGATGATGGGCGGCTTTATGATGGCCAAAGCATTAGAACGAAGTGGCGCGCATCGTCGTTTCGCTGTCAGCATTCTGCGCTTGGTTGGGCCGCACAGCATCAAACGACTAGTGGCTGCATTTATGCTGTCCGGTGCACTACTGTCGATGTGGATCAGCAACACGGCCACCTGCCTGATGTTGATGCCGATTGCACTGGCCTGTCTAAAACAGGTCGACAACCCAAAGCTCGCAGCGCCACTGGTCATTGCCATCGCGTATGCGTGCTCTATTGGCGGTATTGCCACGCTGGTAGGCACACCGCCGAATGTCATTTTTGCCGGTGTTTACTCCGAAGTGACTGGCCAAGGTTATGGTTTTTTAAATTGGATGAAAATCGGCGTTCCAATCGTCGCTCTGTTGATTCCCATCGCTTGGCTTTGGCTGACACGCAACTTGCACGGGGAATGCAATGTAGACTTGCCGGCAAAAGCCGAGTGGAGCCCGGACGAACGGCGCGTGGTCGCCGTCTTCACGCTCGTCATCGTGCTATGGGTCTTTCGCAGTCAACCCTTTGGCGGTTGGACCGGCCCATTCAATCTCAGCGGTATTGGCGATGCTACGGTGGCCGTATTGGGCGCGCTACTGATGTTCGGTGTACGCTCTTCGCGCGGCGGCGGTTTACTTGACTGGCCCACCGCCCGCTCGATCCCTTGGGGAATTTTACTCATGTTTGGCGCCGGCATTACCATCGCAAAAGCATTCTTCGCCAGCGGCCTAGCGGAGATAATCGGTGCCGGCATGAGCTCCGTGATCAGCGATTTACCGGTCTTCATTGTCATTCTCATGATCTGTGCTGGCATCACGTTTTTTACCGAAATCAATTCCAATCTCGCGACCACCACACTGGTACTACCAATACTCGCTGCGACCGCCACGGCGACTGACATGCCGCCGGCATTGTTGATGATTCCGGCAACCATTTCAGCATCCTGTGCGTTCATGCTGCCGGTGGCCACGGCACCGAATGCCATCGCGTATTCAACGGATCTGGTGAGTGTAAAGACCATGATGCGCGAAGGCCTGACTCTCAATATGCTATTTGGGCTAATTATCAGCACACTGTGTTACCTGCTTGTCTAA
- a CDS encoding OprO/OprP family phosphate-selective porin — protein sequence MKIKLIAALVAATTLAASNANAEVEVSTKGGLKVSSGDYKFEAGGRIMYDYNRSELNGEVDEDDINLRRGRIYVKGNVSKNWAFKSQFNIDGSGIEDAYLRYTGWGKGATVTIGNQKMPFGLEELTSSKDISVLERSAITERYAVGRAEGVQLSGKGGKSTYGIGIFTDNEKDSEIGFAARYTFAPLKTDTSVFHLGVAYKDIDESSALGLETAFSSGPFHIQAEYVDGEEGAADDLSGYYVQAGYILTGETRPYKDGAFKRVAPKGKAGAWEMVARFEDGDGNHSDIELGDDDASAYTLGVNYYAHKNVKIGVNYTDGESNTSDDDGSEFRVRFQLTF from the coding sequence ATGAAAATTAAGTTGATCGCAGCGCTTGTGGCTGCAACTACATTGGCAGCTTCCAATGCTAACGCTGAGGTTGAAGTGTCAACCAAAGGTGGCCTGAAGGTGTCTAGCGGTGACTACAAGTTTGAAGCTGGTGGTCGAATCATGTATGACTACAACCGTTCTGAGTTGAATGGTGAAGTAGACGAGGACGATATTAACCTACGTCGTGGTCGAATTTACGTAAAAGGTAATGTATCGAAGAACTGGGCGTTCAAGTCGCAGTTCAATATCGATGGTAGTGGTATCGAAGATGCCTACCTGCGCTACACCGGTTGGGGTAAAGGTGCTACAGTGACTATTGGTAACCAAAAAATGCCATTCGGTTTAGAAGAGTTGACGTCTTCAAAAGACATTAGCGTTCTTGAGCGTTCTGCGATTACTGAACGTTACGCGGTTGGCCGTGCTGAAGGTGTTCAGCTATCTGGTAAAGGCGGCAAATCAACGTACGGTATCGGTATCTTTACCGATAACGAGAAGGATTCTGAAATTGGTTTCGCCGCGCGTTACACATTTGCGCCGCTAAAAACAGACACGTCTGTATTTCATTTGGGTGTGGCATACAAAGATATCGATGAGAGTTCAGCGCTGGGTCTGGAAACTGCATTCTCATCAGGTCCTTTCCATATTCAAGCCGAGTACGTGGATGGTGAAGAAGGCGCGGCCGACGATTTGAGCGGTTATTACGTTCAAGCTGGCTACATTCTTACTGGCGAGACTCGCCCTTATAAAGATGGTGCGTTCAAGCGTGTTGCGCCCAAAGGTAAAGCGGGTGCGTGGGAAATGGTAGCGCGCTTCGAAGACGGCGACGGAAACCACAGCGATATCGAACTTGGCGATGACGATGCATCTGCCTACACGTTGGGCGTAAACTATTACGCACACAAAAACGTCAAGATCGGTGTGAACTACACGGATGGCGAGAGCAATACGTCGGATGACGATGGCAGCGAATTCCGCGTACGCTTTCAGTTGACGTTCTAA